AGGGGCGAGACATCCATTTAGAAACTTCTAAGGCGTTGTTTGGTGGAGATTTGGCCAAAGAAAAACGATCCATCGCTAAAAGCATTAATTTTGGGCTAGTGTATGGCATGGGGAGTAAGAAATTGAGTGAAACTTTAAACATCTCTTTAAATGAGGCTAAAAGCTACATAGAAGCGTATTTCAAGCGATTCCCTAGTATTAAAGATTATCTAAATGGCATGAAAGAAGAGATTTTAAAGACTTCTAAAGCCTTTACTTTGCTGGGGCGTTATCGGGTGTTTGATTTTAATGGCGTGAATGATTATATCAAGGGCAATTATTTGCGAGAGGGCGTGAATGCGATTTTTCAAGGGAGTGCCAGCGATTTATTGAAATTGGGCATGCTCAAAGTGAGCGAGCGTTTCAAAAACAACCCTTCAGTGAGGCTGCTTTTACAAGTGCATGACGAATTGATTTTTGAGATTGAAGAAAAAAACGCCCTAGAGTTGCAGCAAGAAATCCAACGCATTCTTAATGATGAAGTGTATCCTTTGAGAGTGCCGCTAGAAACGAGCGCGTTTATCGCTAAGCGTTGGAATGAACTAAAAGGTTAGTTTTTTAATTGAGTTTAAGAAAAAATATATTATTATTTCTTTATAAGTAATACTTAACCATGTTAAGCTAATATAATATAAAGTGGTTATCAAAAAATAAAGGGAAAAGACTGAATGCTGAAAAGAATTATATTATTAGGGGCTTTGGGTGTTTTAGCGAACGCTGAAGAGAGCGCGGCTTTTGTGGGAGTCAATTACCAGGTGAGCATGATACAAAATCAGACTAAAATGGTGAATGAAAATGGCTTGCAAAAGCCTTTGATAAAGTTCCCGCCTTATGCAGGAGCGGGTTTTGAAGTGGGCTATAAGCAATTTTTTGGTAAGAAAAAATGGTTTGGCATGCGTTATTATGGGTTTTTTGACTACGCGCACAACCGCTTTGGCGTGATGAAAAAGGGTATCCCGGTGGGCGAGAGCGGGTTTATTTACAATAGCTTTAGTTTTGGAGGGACGACTTTAACGGAAAGGGATTCCTATCAAGGACAATACTATGTCAATTTATTCACTTATGGCGTGGGGTTGGATACGCTGTGGAATTTTGTGAATAAAGAAAACATGGTTTTTGGTTTTGTGGTGGGGATCCAATTGGCTGGGGATAGTTGGGCAACGAGCATCAGTAAAGAAATCGCTAATTATGCAAAACACCACAGCAATTCCAGTTATAGCCCAGCGAATTTCCAGTTTTTATGGAAGTTTGGGGTCCGCACCCATATTGCTAAACACAATAGCTTGGAATTAGGGATTAAAGTGCCTACGATCACGCACCGGCTTTTCTCTATCACCAACGAAAAGGGATACACCTTACAGGCTGATGTGCGCCGAGTTTATGCGTTTCAAATCAGTTACTTGAGGGATTTTTAACCCCTTTTTAGATACAATCACACCTGAAACTATCCATTTAAAGGTGTGAAATGCCAAATTTAGAAAATTTAGACTGGAAAAATCTAGGCTTTAGCTACATTAAAACGGATTTTCGCTTCATCGCTAGTTATAAAAACGGCTCGTGGTCGCAAGGCGAATTGGTGAGCGAAAATGTGTTGCAAATCAGCGAAGGCTCGCCGGTCTTACACTATGGGCAGGCTTGTTTTGAAGGCTTGAAGGCTTACCGCTCTCAAAAGGGGAAAGCGTT
This DNA window, taken from Helicobacter pylori, encodes the following:
- a CDS encoding outer membrane protein, whose translation is MLKRIILLGALGVLANAEESAAFVGVNYQVSMIQNQTKMVNENGLQKPLIKFPPYAGAGFEVGYKQFFGKKKWFGMRYYGFFDYAHNRFGVMKKGIPVGESGFIYNSFSFGGTTLTERDSYQGQYYVNLFTYGVGLDTLWNFVNKENMVFGFVVGIQLAGDSWATSISKEIANYAKHHSNSSYSPANFQFLWKFGVRTHIAKHNSLELGIKVPTITHRLFSITNEKGYTLQADVRRVYAFQISYLRDF